The following proteins come from a genomic window of Miscanthus floridulus cultivar M001 chromosome 2, ASM1932011v1, whole genome shotgun sequence:
- the LOC136535818 gene encoding uncharacterized protein — MGVKQVLVRPRYGDGDGDDDDGSSSSAGRCDDEAVDQSPSPPPMSSCGRYLLHRVCRFDTLAGVAIKYGVEVADVKRANGLTTDLQMFAHKTLRVPLHGRHAPATAQSPPSSSPSHADRAAREWTTRRPPKIVASSDPFLKPPRSTVSPSMRLLQGYYGLTPTPKGNLTNEGTEMATYAKGHHRKARSLSSNFSLENGDGAREMDDAEKAIRRRQKTDGELTAREDNGGSMLARSGQGLALRPKSGGRPDMNGSQQDLLATWVPSYGDGLHTVKKSSSTPEFQDSDSISIASVWLRSKWNLKPDAFTLTLPLPLFDGISKPLFDSIPKPLLDNIPNSIAAWRNKAAKD; from the exons ATGGGCGTCAAGCAGGTCCTCGTCCGCCCCCgctacggcgacggcgacggcgacgacgacgacggcagcagcagcagcgccggcCGATGCGATGATGAGGCGGTGGAccagtcgccgtcgccgccgcccatGTCGTCCTGCGGACGCTACCTCCTCCACCGGGTCTGCAGGTTCGACACACTCGCCGGCGTCGCCATCAAGTACGGCGTCGAG GTGGCTGACGTGAAGCGCGCCAACGGCCTCACCACCGACCTGCAGATGTTCGCGCACAAGACGCTGCGGGTCCCGCTCCACGGGAGGCACGCGCCCGCCACCGCGCAGTCTCCTCCCTCCTCTTCCCCGAGCCACGCCGATCGCGCCGCCAG AGAATGGACTACACGTCGCCCTCCCAAAATTGTTGCTTCCTCGGACCCATTTCTTAAACCACCACGGAGCACAGTTTCGCCATCAATGAGACTTCTGCAGGGATACTATGGCCTTACACCAACTCCAAAGGGGAACCTAACCAATGAAGGCACTGAAATGGCGACGTACGCTAAAG GTCATCATAGGAAAGCTAGAAGCTTATCAAGCAACTTCTCTCTTGAAAATGGAGATGGCGCTCGGGAGATGGACGATGCTGAAAAGGCCATAAGGCGGCGCCAGAAAACTGATGGTGAGTTGACAGCTAGGGAGGACAATGGCGGTAGCATGTTGGCGAGGTCTGGGCAAGGCTTGGCCCTTAGGCCAAAATCTGGCGGTCGACCAGACATGAACGGCAGCCAGCAAGATCTCTTGGCTACGTGGGTGCCCTCGTATGGGGATGGGTTGCACACTGTGAAGAAATCATCGAGCACTCCAGAGTTTCAGGATTCAGACAGCATCAGCATTGCTTCTGTATGGCTGAGGAGCAAGTGGAACTTGAAACCGGATGCTTTCACCCTCACGCTTCCTCTCCCACTCTTTGACGGCATCTCCAAGCCTCTCTTCGACAGCATCCCGAAGCCTCTCCTCGACAACATTCCGAACTCGATCGCTGCTTGGAGAAACAAGGCGGCCAAAGATTAG
- the LOC136540794 gene encoding kinase-interacting family protein-like, which yields MQAGGCSYMESERAESASAPVDAMSCRSPTCPPWLQAAIADIEQRVRALAVDEAPPTEHSFAERADNYYHKRPQLLSLLSDLHRRYLCLADRYSQSLSTLHHRHHSSLPAPAVSDCGSSDVDDRCSDDADSSLSYQHPLGAGVSSGTSTSSGSSTTAEAELVVAELVAAWVERDVLADEAARRAAESVRKIELQGSLVEVLESERLVLLGENARLGFRASAAEDEAAAAAAELGYTRRRAAEMARLVVKLREDHHVCMLGRKIEALQAQVYALELRNRECYEAMAAWEAERRVAGAEIQRLRAENRRLADEAAATAAAAVMARRKRKGSGGWWARVRMASEWTPCAPATTVTVRKVGEQGKGKDDGKYYYGGGCFCV from the exons ATGCAGGCAGGCGGCTGCTCCTACATGGAGTCGGAGCGGGCGGAATCGGCGTCGGCCCCTGTGGATGCGATGAGCTGCCGCTCGCCAACGTGCCCGCCTTGGCTCCAAGCGGCCATTGCAG ACATCGAGCAGCGGGTGCGCGCGCTGGCGGTGGACGAGGCGCCGCCCACGGAGCACTCCTTCGCCGAGCGCGCCGACAACTACTACCACAAGCGGCCGCAGCTGCTGTCCCTCCTCAGCGACCTCCACCGCCGCTACCTCTGCCTGGCCGACCGCTACTCCCAGTCGCTGTCCACCCTCCACCACAGGCACCACTCCTCGCTGCCGGCGCCCGCCGTCTCCGACTGCGGCTCCTCGGATGTGGACGACCGCTGCTCCGACGACGCCGACAGCTCGCTCTCGTACCAGCACCCGCTGGGTGCCGGGGTCAGCAGCGGCACTAGCACTAGCAGCGGCAGCAGCACCACTGCCGAGGCCGAGCTGGTGGTGGCGGAGCTGGTGGCGGCGTGGGTGGAGCGCGACGTGCTGGCGGACGAGGCGGCGCGGCGGGCCGCAGAGTCGGTGCGCAAGATCGAGCTGCAGGGGAGCCTGGTGGAGGTGCTGGAGTCGGAGCGTCTGGTGCTGCTGGGCGAGAACGCGCGCCTGGGCTTCCGCGCGTCGGCGGCCGAGGacgaggccgcggcggcggcggccgagctGGGATACACGCGCCGCCGCGCTGCTGAGATGGCCCGCCTCGTCGTCAAGCTCCGCGAGGACCACCACGTGTGCATGCTGGGACGCAAGATCGAGGCGCTCCAGGCGCAGGTGTACGCGCTGGAGCTCCGTAACCGCGAGTGCTACGAGGCCATGGCGGCCTGGGAGGCCGAGCGCAGAGTGGCGGGCGCTGAGATCCAGAGGCTCCGCGCCGAGAACCGCCGCCTGGCCGACGAGGCTGCCgcgaccgcggcggcggcggtgatggcGAGGAGGAAGCGCAAGGGGAGTGGCGGGTGGTGGGCCAGGGTCAGGATGGCCTCCGAGTGGACGCCGTGCGCGCCTGCCACGACGGTCACAGTCAGGAAGGTCGGCGAGCAGGGGAAGGGGAAGGACGACGGCAAGTACTACTACGGCGGTGGATGCTTCTGCGTCTAg
- the LOC136535816 gene encoding actin-related protein 4-like, translating to MYGGDEVSAIVIDVGSYSCKAGYAGDDTPKAVFPSVVGSIEQTEDTDDPKSDKEADSASDSKNGAKPMDVDKAKTKRKLYVGQELEFRRDHMEVISPMKDGTVTDWDIVDNIWNHAFRRRLLINPEEHPMLIAEPSTNTAQQREKAAELMFENYKVPALFLAKNAVLTSFASGRATSLVVDSGGGSTVVSAVHDGFVLQKSVATSPVGGEFLTDCMMKSLESKGIVIRPRYSFKKKEISPGEYKIVDLDLPNTTESYRLYCMRAIASDIKESVCRVPDTAFDEVAYANVPTTSYELPDGQIIEVGADRFKVPDILFNPSLSQTIRGIDGFADSTSVRGLQRMVIDSVNKCDIDIRKELFSNILLSGGSSSILQLKERLEKEVLEESPQAARVKVMASGNSVERRFSVWIGGSILASLGSFQQMWFSKAEYEEHGVSYIQRKCP from the exons ATGTACGGCGGAG ACGAGGTTTCGGCAATCGTCATAGATGTGGGTTCCTACAGCTGCAAGGCGGGCTACGCCGGAGACGACACCCCCAAGGCCGTCTTCCCGTCG GTCGTTGGTTCAATTGAACAAACTGAAGACACCGATGACCCCAAGTCAGATAAGGAAGCTGACTCTGCATCAGATTCTAAGAATGGGGCCAAGCCTATGGATGTGGACAAAGCCAAGACAAAACGCAAACTTTATGTAGGCCAAGAGTTAGAGTTCAGGAGGGATCACATGGAG GTGATTTCACCTATGAAAGATGGAACGGTAACTGATTGGGATATTGTTGATAATATATGGAATCATGCTTTCAG ACGGAGGTTGTTGATCAATCCTGAAGAGCATCCCATGCTCATAGCTGAACCATCTACAAACACTGCACAGCAAAGAGAGAA AGCAGCAGAACTTATGTTTGAGAACTACAAAGTGCCGGCGCTGTTCCTAGCAAAAAATGCA GTGCTCACATCTTTTGCATCTGGACGAGCTACATCTTTGGTGGTTGACAG TGGTGGTGGGTCTACTGTGGTTTCTGCTGTGCATGATGGTTTTGTTTTGCAAAAG TCTGTGGCGACTTCTCCAGTTGGCGGTGAATTTTTAACTGACTGTATGATGAAAAGCTTGGAGAGCAAGGGCATTGTC ATTAGGCCCAGATATTCATTTAAGAAGAAGGAAATCAGTCCCGGAGAATATAAG attgtagatcttgatcttccaaacaCAACTGAGAGTTACAGGTTGTACTGCATG AGAGCTATTGCTAGTGACATCAAGGAGTCTGTTTGCAGAGTTCCAGACACCGCTTTTGATG AAGTGGCATATGCAAATGTTCCTacgacttcatatgagcttcctGATGGACA AATTATTGAAGTTGGTGCTGATAGATTCAAGGTTCCTGATATTCTATTTAATCCATCTCTATCCCAG ACTATTCGTGGGATTGATGGATTTGCAGATTCAACATCAGTCCGTGGCCTTCAACGAATG GTCATTGATAGTGTAAACAAGTGTGACATTGACATACGAAAAGAGCTATTTAGCAATATCTTG CTTTCTGGTGGCTCATCATCAATTCTGCAGTTGAAGGAGCGCCTAGAGAAAGAAGTATTAGAG GAGTCTCCTCAAGCTGCTCGTGTTAAGGTTATGGCAAGCGGAAACTCAGTAGAGAGACGATTCAG TGTTTGGATTGGAGGGAGCATTCTTGCATCCCTTGGGTCGTTCCAGCAAATGTGGTTCTCCAAAGCAGA GTATGAAGAGCATGGGGTTTCCTATATTCAAAGGAAGTGCCCTTGA